From the Bacteroidales bacterium genome, one window contains:
- a CDS encoding gliding motility-associated C-terminal domain-containing protein, giving the protein MNKETKYRIIFLSCLFLFQLQIYSQPGCASINAGNDQTICNGNSANLSSTYLATGATTTYSVSSIPYAPPYSYNAGTPVLVNIDDTWTSALNIPFTFCFFGNSYTQLVAGSNGMISFNLTNAGKWCEWKYTESCPNPDIVYYATNNPWKSLGPFIFGPYHDIDPSVAGDMYYNTYGSYPCRTFVVSWKDVAMFKTSCNSLLATHMIVLYESTNVIEVYIQNAPLCSDWNDGNKCIGIQNAAGTLGFTPPGRNTGAWETSNEAWRFTPNGTQNYTVSWWQGSTQIASGATTTVSPANTTTYTAQIVYTNCNSAQITVTDNLTVNVNPIPVATATPSSQTICSGGTTGIALSSNVIGTTYSWTASATGSVTGYSSGSGNSIAQTITNTGTSAGTVTYTITPVANSCTGTPITATITINPIPVVTASPTSQTLCSGGTTGISLSSNVTGTTYSWTASATGSISGYSSGSGNSIAQTLTNSGASAGTVTYTITPTANTCSGTPVNVVITVNPKPTAVLSGTTTICPGVNTNLQVILTGTAPWTYTYNDGTNHTVTLNSSPATITVNPTSATTYTPVSVTDANCTGTVSGSATISVDPAIVVSNINTICNGPFTQYQVTFNISGGNPSAYSVTPSGTITPGSPYTYTSGWINSGSPYSFSITDNYNCNPQVISGTKTCNCPATGTLSGNATICAGNSTNLTIALAGASPWTVVYSNGSSNTTISNITSSPYTFSVSPSTTTTYSLVSATDANCTGTSSGSATITVNQLPIASATPSTQSFCTGGTTSINLSSTVAGTTFSWTASSASGITGFSNGTGNIISQTLTNPGSSNGTVTYIVTPVANSCTGTPINVVVTVYPSPTANAGTDQIICSGQNANLTAYGGVSYSWSNTATSQSTNVSPTSNTLYIVTVTSANGCTASDDVLVSVNPLPPANAGPDQGICINSSTTLNASGGTIYSWSPTSYLDNPLISNPAANPTSTTIYTVTVTDANGCSATDNMTLTVYTSLPVNAGTDQAICNGESTNLSAIGGTYYSWSPSTGLSSTTIANPVANPTTTTTYIVTISDTHGCSATDDIIITVSPVPASGFTLLSPICVGQTSEINYIGNAGTAATYDWDFNGGTVVSGTGQGPYQISWASPSTYNISLTVTENGCSTTTSQSQVVGQVTVSIIITHPISCNNANDGAVSVNASGAPPYQYLWSTQETTREIQNLSDNTAYSVTVTDNNGCVTVDSISLLEPKPLFINLTTTNVSCYGGNNGTALAIVSGGIFPYQYSWLPSGTAGNINSVTTLTEGTYTFTVLDANGCSKDTTFTISQPPLLTYSYTSDSVNCHSGSDGSIILNVSGGVPAYIYNWNPSVSSDSSALNIQAGTYSVTISDQNSCSASTSINIGEPPALILSNSGDVTICNSQSTTISANASGGTGSYIFTWDNGLGTGSSFNVNPTSTTTYTVSVTDENGCTVPSQTLTVYVSPPIYVTVTADPSSFCYGESTQLTASATGGNGSYVYYWNNGIGISTSTITISPTTSTTYVVTVTDGCNSPQGVDSILITVYPLPQILFAGDTIKGCVPLTVNFSDSSSPAISSWLWNFGDFQSGINNHSALQSPSHTFSLPGKYSITLYATTTHGCTDSATYQEYIEVYPIPEANFYYDPEVISILNSTVTFTDISTDAAYWNWNFDDEISLSENFSDIQSPTHYFNNSGSYDVVLTVISQFGCIDSISKTIIVNPEFTFFVPNTFTPNGDGVNDYFYPVGEGFDLNNYEMDIYDRWGEIVFKTNNYYEYWDGKKMGKSDVAPQGVYSWIVELKDFSGKRHLYTGKVNLMK; this is encoded by the coding sequence ATGAACAAAGAGACAAAATACAGAATAATTTTTCTTAGTTGTTTATTTTTATTCCAGTTACAAATCTATTCTCAACCCGGATGCGCCAGTATTAATGCAGGAAACGACCAGACCATATGTAATGGAAACAGCGCAAATCTTTCATCAACTTACCTGGCAACCGGTGCAACAACAACTTATTCGGTATCGTCTATTCCTTATGCTCCGCCATACTCGTATAATGCAGGAACTCCTGTACTCGTAAATATCGATGACACCTGGACTTCTGCTTTAAATATTCCTTTTACATTTTGTTTCTTTGGAAATTCATATACACAGTTGGTTGCCGGTTCAAACGGAATGATCTCGTTTAATCTTACCAACGCAGGAAAATGGTGCGAGTGGAAATATACAGAATCCTGTCCTAATCCTGATATCGTTTATTATGCTACTAACAATCCATGGAAAAGCCTTGGACCATTCATATTCGGACCTTATCATGATATCGATCCGTCTGTCGCCGGTGATATGTATTATAACACTTATGGGTCATATCCATGCCGAACCTTTGTAGTCAGCTGGAAAGATGTTGCCATGTTTAAAACTTCTTGTAATTCCCTGCTTGCAACTCATATGATAGTTTTATACGAATCTACCAATGTAATAGAAGTATACATACAGAATGCACCTCTTTGCAGTGACTGGAATGATGGAAACAAATGTATAGGTATACAAAATGCAGCAGGCACATTGGGATTTACACCTCCGGGAAGAAACACAGGAGCATGGGAAACCTCCAATGAAGCATGGCGATTCACTCCTAACGGAACTCAAAATTACACGGTATCATGGTGGCAGGGAAGTACCCAGATAGCTTCCGGTGCTACAACTACTGTTTCTCCTGCAAATACCACAACATATACCGCACAAATAGTTTATACAAACTGTAACTCCGCACAAATAACAGTAACAGATAACTTGACCGTAAATGTCAATCCTATTCCTGTTGCTACTGCTACGCCATCTTCACAAACAATTTGCTCCGGCGGAACCACAGGAATTGCCTTATCTTCAAATGTTATTGGTACTACCTATTCATGGACAGCAAGCGCTACCGGAAGTGTTACGGGTTATTCAAGCGGATCAGGAAATTCAATAGCTCAAACTATTACAAATACGGGAACCTCGGCAGGTACGGTTACTTATACTATCACACCTGTCGCAAATTCTTGTACCGGAACTCCAATTACTGCTACCATCACTATAAATCCTATCCCTGTTGTTACTGCATCTCCAACATCTCAAACCCTTTGCTCTGGAGGAACTACAGGAATTTCATTATCATCTAATGTAACCGGAACAACCTATTCATGGACCGCAAGCGCAACCGGAAGTATATCGGGTTATTCAAGCGGTTCCGGAAATTCAATAGCTCAAACACTTACTAATTCGGGAGCATCAGCAGGAACAGTTACCTACACGATTACTCCAACGGCAAACACCTGCTCCGGAACGCCGGTTAACGTTGTTATCACCGTTAACCCAAAACCAACAGCTGTTTTGAGCGGTACTACAACAATATGCCCGGGAGTAAATACAAACCTGCAGGTTATTTTAACCGGAACTGCACCCTGGACATACACATACAATGACGGCACAAATCATACAGTAACATTAAATTCAAGCCCTGCAACCATTACCGTTAATCCAACATCAGCAACAACATATACTCCTGTATCAGTTACCGATGCCAACTGTACAGGTACAGTAAGCGGCTCTGCTACAATTTCAGTAGATCCGGCAATTGTTGTTTCAAATATCAATACTATATGCAACGGACCATTTACTCAATACCAGGTTACATTCAATATCAGCGGAGGAAATCCTTCGGCATATTCTGTTACACCATCAGGCACAATAACACCGGGTTCTCCATACACATATACCAGTGGATGGATAAATAGTGGTTCACCATATAGTTTTTCTATAACTGATAACTATAATTGCAATCCTCAAGTAATTAGCGGAACCAAAACCTGTAATTGCCCGGCAACAGGAACTCTAAGCGGAAATGCTACTATTTGTGCAGGTAATAGCACAAACCTTACAATTGCATTAGCAGGAGCTTCGCCATGGACTGTTGTATATTCAAATGGAAGCAGCAATACTACAATCAGCAATATTACATCTTCGCCTTATACTTTTTCTGTTTCACCATCAACAACTACCACATATTCGCTAGTTTCAGCAACTGATGCGAATTGTACCGGCACCTCCAGTGGAAGCGCTACAATAACAGTAAATCAATTACCTATTGCTTCTGCTACACCATCAACTCAATCATTTTGTACCGGGGGAACAACAAGTATCAATTTATCTTCAACTGTTGCAGGAACCACTTTTTCATGGACAGCAAGTTCTGCAAGCGGTATTACCGGTTTTTCAAACGGAACAGGAAATATCATTTCTCAAACTTTAACTAACCCGGGAAGTTCAAACGGAACAGTAACTTATATTGTAACTCCTGTTGCTAATTCATGTACCGGTACACCAATAAATGTAGTTGTAACGGTATACCCCTCGCCCACTGCAAATGCAGGAACCGACCAGATCATTTGTTCAGGGCAAAATGCAAACCTTACTGCTTACGGAGGTGTTAGTTATTCATGGAGCAATACTGCCACATCACAAAGCACAAACGTCAGCCCGACTTCAAACACATTATACATTGTAACAGTAACAAGCGCTAATGGCTGTACTGCTTCTGATGATGTGCTGGTATCTGTTAATCCGCTTCCACCGGCAAATGCAGGCCCAGACCAGGGAATCTGCATTAACAGTTCAACAACATTAAATGCCAGCGGTGGAACCATTTATTCATGGAGTCCGACAAGTTACCTCGATAATCCATTAATTTCAAACCCTGCTGCCAATCCTACTTCTACAACAATTTACACGGTTACAGTAACCGATGCAAACGGATGTTCGGCAACGGATAATATGACTTTAACCGTTTATACTTCATTACCTGTAAATGCAGGTACCGACCAGGCAATATGCAATGGCGAAAGCACAAACTTATCAGCAATCGGAGGAACTTATTATTCATGGAGTCCATCAACGGGATTATCTTCTACAACCATTGCAAACCCTGTTGCAAACCCTACCACAACTACAACTTATATTGTAACCATTAGCGACACCCATGGCTGTTCCGCCACTGATGATATAATAATTACAGTTAGCCCGGTTCCTGCTTCAGGTTTCACATTGTTATCACCAATATGTGTTGGACAAACTTCTGAAATAAATTACATCGGGAATGCAGGAACAGCTGCAACTTACGATTGGGATTTTAATGGAGGAACTGTTGTGAGCGGCACAGGACAAGGTCCATATCAAATTTCATGGGCTTCCCCTTCAACTTATAATATCTCCCTTACCGTAACCGAAAACGGTTGTTCAACCACTACAAGCCAATCACAAGTAGTTGGACAAGTTACCGTATCAATAATCATTACGCATCCTATTTCATGTAATAATGCTAATGATGGCGCCGTTTCCGTTAATGCTTCAGGTGCGCCGCCTTACCAATATTTATGGAGCACACAGGAAACAACCCGGGAAATACAGAACCTGTCAGATAACACAGCATATTCAGTAACTGTAACTGATAATAACGGATGTGTTACTGTTGATAGCATTTCCTTATTAGAGCCAAAACCTCTGTTTATAAATTTAACAACAACCAATGTTTCATGTTACGGAGGAAATAACGGAACTGCGCTGGCAATAGTCAGCGGAGGAATATTCCCTTATCAGTATTCATGGCTACCTTCAGGAACTGCGGGAAATATTAACTCCGTTACTACTTTAACAGAAGGAACATACACGTTCACCGTGCTTGATGCCAACGGATGTTCAAAAGATACAACATTTACCATTTCACAACCTCCGTTACTTACTTATTCCTACACTTCCGACAGTGTAAATTGTCATTCTGGTTCTGATGGTTCAATCATTTTAAATGTTTCAGGAGGTGTTCCGGCTTATATATACAACTGGAATCCTTCCGTGTCAAGCGATTCATCAGCATTGAATATCCAGGCAGGAACTTATTCCGTTACTATATCAGACCAAAATTCATGTAGCGCTTCAACATCAATAAATATTGGAGAACCTCCTGCATTAATATTATCGAACAGCGGCGACGTTACTATTTGCAACAGCCAGAGTACAACTATAAGCGCTAATGCAAGCGGCGGTACAGGTTCATACATCTTTACATGGGACAATGGTCTTGGTACCGGAAGCAGTTTCAATGTTAACCCAACATCAACCACGACTTATACTGTTTCAGTAACCGATGAAAACGGATGTACGGTACCTTCACAAACACTTACTGTATATGTTTCTCCACCTATTTATGTTACCGTTACAGCTGATCCTTCTTCTTTCTGTTATGGTGAAAGTACACAATTAACAGCATCTGCAACAGGTGGAAATGGAAGCTATGTTTATTACTGGAATAATGGAATTGGAATATCCACATCAACCATTACTATATCGCCAACTACAAGTACTACATATGTTGTTACTGTTACCGATGGTTGTAATTCCCCGCAGGGAGTTGATTCCATTTTGATCACCGTGTATCCTTTACCACAAATACTATTTGCAGGGGATACCATTAAAGGTTGTGTTCCTTTAACTGTAAATTTCTCTGACAGCAGTTCACCTGCTATTTCAAGCTGGTTATGGAATTTCGGTGATTTTCAATCGGGAATCAATAATCATTCTGCGTTGCAGTCTCCTTCACACACATTCAGTTTACCGGGAAAATATTCCATAACGCTATATGCTACTACCACTCATGGATGTACCGACAGCGCTACATACCAGGAATATATTGAAGTATACCCGATACCCGAAGCAAATTTCTATTACGATCCTGAAGTCATTTCCATATTAAATTCAACAGTTACTTTTACTGACATCTCAACTGATGCAGCTTACTGGAATTGGAATTTTGATGATGAAATTTCATTAAGTGAAAATTTTTCCGATATACAATCGCCCACACATTATTTCAACAATTCCGGTTCATATGATGTAGTATTAACTGTTATCAGTCAATTCGGATGTATCGATTCCATTTCAAAAACAATTATTGTAAACCCTGAATTTACCTTCTTTGTTCCCAATACATTCACACCTAACGGCGACGGAGTAAATGATTATTTCTACCCTGTTGGCGAAGGCTTTGATTTGAATAATTATGAAATGGATATTTATGACCGCTGGGGCGAAATAGTTTTTAAAACCAATAATTATTATGAATATTGGGATGGGAAAAAAATGGGAAAAAGCGATGTTGCACCACAGGGAGTATACTCATGGATAGTAGAGCTTAAAGATTTTAGCGGAAAAAGGCATTTGTATACAGGTAAAGTGAACCTGATGAAATAA
- a CDS encoding histidine phosphatase family protein, whose product MKTLYVVRHAKSSWDFPDLPDVDRPLVEKGINKTKKIIKQLNEKNVKLDLLISSHAKRAHETAKLIAAGIFFPVERIEISRNIYQVDEDKIFNLLFSLNDEVDSVMIVGHNPALTQFANIFLDEKIDLLPTSGVISLEFKTDKWTDIPKASCKTNFVLFPKMLD is encoded by the coding sequence ATGAAGACTTTATATGTTGTGCGCCATGCAAAATCATCATGGGATTTTCCTGATTTACCTGATGTTGACAGACCCCTGGTTGAAAAGGGCATCAATAAAACAAAAAAAATAATCAAGCAACTGAATGAAAAAAATGTAAAACTGGATTTACTTATTTCCAGTCATGCTAAAAGAGCGCATGAAACTGCCAAGCTTATTGCTGCCGGAATATTCTTCCCGGTAGAACGAATTGAAATAAGCAGGAACATTTACCAGGTTGATGAAGACAAAATTTTTAATTTACTTTTTTCATTAAACGATGAAGTGGATTCTGTAATGATAGTTGGGCATAATCCTGCACTCACACAATTTGCTAATATTTTTCTTGATGAAAAAATAGACCTGCTACCCACTTCCGGCGTTATTTCTTTAGAATTTAAAACAGACAAATGGACTGACATTCCTAAAGCTTCATGTAAAACCAACTTCGTTCTATTTCCAAAAATGCTTGATTAA
- the glyA gene encoding serine hydroxymethyltransferase, with protein MKKDEKVFDIINKELQRQMHGIELIASENFVSDQVLQAMGSCMTNKYAEGYPGKRYYGGCQMVDQTEQLAIDRLKELFGAEYANVQPHSGAQANMAVFLACLKPGDTFMGLNLAHGGHLSHGSPVNFSGMYFNALSYGVEEETGVINYDKMEEVALKEKPKLLLAGASAYSRDWDYKRMREIADKIGAILMADIAHPAGLIARKQLNNPVPYCHIITSTTHKTLRGPRGGIIIIGKDFENPWKYTTPKGEIKMMSALIDSAVFPGVQGGPLEHVIAAKAVAFGEALSEEYKQYIIQVMKNAKVMSKCFTDKGYKVISGGTDNHLMLIDLRTKFPEITGKLVENTLVKADITVNKNMVPFDSRSPFQTSGLRVGTPAITTRGMKEEHMPLIVEMIDEVISNIDNEKVISNVKEKVLELTKDMPLFAY; from the coding sequence ATGAAAAAAGACGAAAAAGTTTTTGACATCATCAATAAAGAGTTACAACGTCAGATGCACGGTATAGAACTAATAGCTTCTGAGAATTTCGTAAGTGATCAGGTTTTACAGGCAATGGGTTCATGCATGACCAATAAATATGCAGAAGGTTATCCCGGTAAACGTTACTATGGCGGTTGCCAGATGGTAGATCAAACCGAACAACTCGCTATCGACAGGCTTAAAGAATTGTTTGGCGCTGAATATGCCAATGTTCAGCCTCACTCAGGCGCACAGGCAAACATGGCTGTTTTCTTAGCCTGCTTAAAACCCGGTGATACATTCATGGGATTAAACCTTGCTCACGGCGGACATCTTTCACATGGTTCACCTGTTAATTTTTCAGGCATGTATTTTAATGCTCTTTCTTATGGCGTAGAAGAAGAAACAGGCGTTATCAATTACGATAAGATGGAAGAAGTGGCGCTGAAAGAAAAACCGAAATTATTACTGGCAGGCGCTTCAGCATATTCACGCGACTGGGATTATAAACGCATGCGTGAAATTGCCGACAAAATAGGAGCCATCCTGATGGCTGATATTGCACATCCTGCCGGGCTTATTGCCAGGAAACAATTGAATAATCCTGTTCCTTATTGTCATATCATCACTTCTACAACACATAAAACATTACGCGGACCAAGAGGCGGTATTATCATTATCGGAAAAGATTTTGAAAATCCATGGAAATATACCACTCCGAAAGGAGAAATAAAGATGATGTCGGCATTGATTGATTCTGCCGTATTCCCGGGTGTTCAGGGTGGCCCGCTGGAACATGTTATCGCTGCAAAAGCTGTTGCCTTTGGCGAAGCCTTATCTGAAGAATACAAGCAATATATAATACAAGTAATGAAGAATGCTAAGGTAATGTCGAAATGCTTTACCGATAAAGGTTACAAGGTAATAAGCGGCGGCACTGACAATCATTTAATGCTTATTGACCTGCGCACTAAATTCCCTGAAATAACCGGGAAACTTGTTGAGAACACCTTAGTAAAAGCTGACATCACTGTAAACAAGAACATGGTTCCATTCGACAGCCGTTCGCCTTTCCAGACTTCAGGGCTTCGCGTTGGAACACCGGCTATCACTACCCGTGGCATGAAAGAAGAACACATGCCGTTGATCGTGGAAATGATAGATGAAGTAATCAGCAATATTGATAACGAGAAAGTGATAAGCAACGTAAAAGAAAAAGTTCTGGAGCTTACGAAAGATATGCCTTTGTTTGCATATTAA
- the ppk1 gene encoding polyphosphate kinase 1 codes for MQKNISLNNFINREISWLYFNQRVLQEAATPSTPLVERMKFLGIFSNNLDEFFRVRVATLSRMSTLPVTAHDYDGFDPKENLKRINEIVIKQQKDFVSVYRQIVEEMANKNIFILNEKQLNKEQGEYVKNYFHHKVRPHLFPIMIKNFEHSSKLKDKSIYLAVHMQKKEDQEHEDFALIKVPTGNVSRFLILPKTDKRNCIIILDDIIRYCLEDIFSIFDYNIFQAYTIKFTRDAEMDIDNDISKNFMELISECLKQRKQGRPVRFIYDRNIPDFLLNILIKKFKISDRDDLIGGDRYHNFKDFIDFPNIGSSKLEFPVLKPLHHKDLPLTRSFFSCIKQKDILLHFPYQSFEYVIDLLREASIDPDVRSIKMTLYRLASDSNVINALVNAARNGKKVTVYMELQARFNEEANIHWSEKLIDEGVKIIFGIPGLKVHSKLMLIKRKEKGENVYYCNIGTGNYNEETAKVFADESFFTCNPSIAQDVDKVFTLFENKYNPLSFDKLIVSPFYLRNFLNKMLDREIENARAGKKAWIILKLNNLIDMELCHKLYHASHEGVIIKIIARGTCILKSGIPGLSENIEIISIVDRFLEHSRIFVFCNNDKPKYYISSADWMKRNLDYRVEVTCPIEDKNLQKELLDILNIQLSDNTKARLLSSKNYNQYKITKGKKIRSQVEIYNYLKKFVPDKIN; via the coding sequence ATGCAAAAAAATATTTCTCTTAATAATTTTATCAATAGGGAAATCAGCTGGCTCTATTTCAATCAGCGCGTTTTGCAGGAAGCCGCCACACCTTCAACCCCACTGGTTGAACGAATGAAATTCCTGGGAATCTTTTCAAATAACCTTGATGAATTTTTCAGGGTTCGCGTTGCTACCCTTTCACGAATGTCCACGCTTCCTGTAACTGCACACGATTACGACGGCTTCGACCCAAAGGAAAACCTAAAAAGAATTAATGAAATCGTCATAAAGCAACAAAAGGATTTTGTTTCTGTTTACAGGCAAATCGTTGAAGAAATGGCCAATAAAAATATTTTTATCCTCAACGAAAAACAACTGAATAAAGAACAGGGGGAATATGTAAAAAATTATTTCCATCATAAAGTAAGGCCACACTTGTTCCCCATCATGATCAAAAACTTTGAGCACAGCTCCAAGCTTAAAGATAAATCCATATACCTCGCGGTACATATGCAGAAAAAGGAAGACCAGGAACATGAAGATTTTGCACTTATCAAAGTTCCTACAGGCAATGTTTCCCGTTTTCTGATTCTTCCCAAAACCGATAAACGCAATTGCATCATCATCCTCGACGACATTATCCGTTATTGCCTTGAAGATATTTTCAGCATTTTCGATTACAATATTTTCCAGGCATACACCATAAAATTTACCCGTGATGCTGAAATGGATATCGACAACGATATTTCAAAGAACTTCATGGAACTTATTTCCGAATGTTTAAAACAACGAAAACAGGGACGCCCGGTACGTTTTATTTACGACAGGAACATTCCCGATTTCCTTTTGAATATCCTGATAAAAAAATTCAAAATCTCTGACCGCGACGATTTAATTGGTGGCGACAGGTATCATAATTTTAAAGACTTCATTGATTTTCCTAATATCGGTTCATCAAAGCTGGAATTCCCGGTACTCAAGCCACTTCATCATAAAGACCTTCCCCTTACCCGTTCATTTTTCAGTTGTATAAAGCAAAAAGATATCTTATTGCATTTTCCTTACCAGTCGTTTGAATATGTGATCGACCTTTTACGCGAAGCTTCTATCGACCCCGATGTCAGATCAATTAAAATGACATTGTACCGGCTTGCCAGCGATTCAAACGTTATAAACGCTTTGGTGAATGCCGCACGCAATGGAAAGAAAGTTACGGTATACATGGAGCTGCAGGCTCGTTTCAACGAAGAAGCCAATATCCACTGGTCGGAAAAATTAATTGATGAAGGCGTAAAAATAATTTTCGGTATACCCGGGCTGAAAGTTCATTCCAAGCTTATGCTTATTAAAAGAAAAGAAAAAGGAGAAAATGTATATTACTGCAATATCGGCACAGGAAATTATAATGAAGAAACAGCAAAGGTATTTGCCGATGAAAGCTTTTTCACCTGCAATCCTTCGATAGCTCAGGATGTTGATAAAGTATTCACATTATTTGAAAATAAATATAACCCGTTATCATTCGATAAGCTTATTGTTTCGCCTTTTTACCTTCGTAACTTTTTAAATAAAATGCTTGACAGGGAAATTGAAAATGCCCGTGCAGGTAAAAAAGCATGGATCATTTTAAAGCTGAATAACCTTATTGATATGGAACTGTGCCATAAACTTTACCATGCAAGTCATGAAGGAGTAATAATTAAAATCATCGCGCGTGGCACCTGCATATTGAAAAGCGGAATTCCAGGGTTGAGCGAGAACATCGAAATTATAAGTATTGTAGACCGCTTTCTTGAACATTCCAGGATTTTTGTTTTCTGTAATAACGATAAACCCAAATACTATATTTCATCAGCCGACTGGATGAAGCGCAACCTGGATTACCGTGTTGAAGTTACCTGTCCTATTGAAGATAAAAACCTTCAAAAGGAATTGCTCGATATACTGAACATTCAGCTTTCGGATAACACTAAGGCAAGGCTGCTTTCCAGTAAAAACTATAACCAGTACAAAATTACCAAAGGTAAAAAAATCCGCTCCCAGGTAGAGATATACAATTACCTGAAAAAATTTGTACCTGATA
- a CDS encoding YjjG family noncanonical pyrimidine nucleotidase, translating to MNNYKHLFFDLDKTLWDFTENTKETFVDLYNIFNLKEYGVSSPFAFHKAYEIHNDKLWDLYRKGEVEKSFLTKERYIRTLKDFGIFDENLAVEFSKKYIELAPNKTKLIDSALDVLNYLYEKYSLHIITNGFNEVQFFKLKNSGLSAYFKTVTTSEDAGYNKPDKRIFIYALQKASAVKSESIMIGDDISVDIMGACEAGIDQVFVNLENKIPKVRATYEIKSLKELMEIF from the coding sequence ATGAATAATTATAAACATCTTTTTTTCGATCTTGATAAAACGTTATGGGATTTCACCGAAAATACAAAAGAAACTTTCGTCGATCTGTATAATATTTTTAATTTAAAAGAATATGGAGTATCAAGTCCTTTTGCTTTTCATAAAGCATATGAAATACATAACGACAAACTTTGGGATTTATATAGGAAAGGAGAGGTTGAAAAAAGTTTTCTGACTAAAGAAAGATACATTCGTACGTTAAAAGATTTTGGAATTTTTGATGAGAATTTAGCTGTTGAATTTTCAAAAAAATATATTGAGTTAGCTCCGAATAAAACAAAATTGATCGACAGCGCTCTTGATGTATTGAATTATCTGTATGAAAAGTATTCACTTCATATAATAACAAATGGGTTTAATGAAGTACAGTTTTTTAAATTAAAAAATTCAGGACTATCAGCATATTTTAAAACGGTTACTACTTCGGAAGATGCGGGTTATAACAAACCGGATAAAAGAATTTTTATTTATGCCTTACAAAAAGCAAGTGCTGTAAAATCAGAAAGCATTATGATTGGTGATGATATTTCGGTTGATATCATGGGAGCCTGTGAAGCAGGGATAGACCAGGTTTTCGTAAACCTGGAAAATAAAATCCCGAAAGTACGTGCCACTTATGAAATAAAATCGCTGAAAGAGTTGATGGAAATATTTTAA
- a CDS encoding (Fe-S)-binding protein: MVVDIFIPCFIDQIYPQTAFNMIKVLEKIDIGVNYNTEQTCCGQVAFNSGFWEHAKCMGEKFIRDFPNDRYIVAPSASCVSMVRNYYSELFHNTALHNEYKQLQKNIFEFTDFLVNIMNVKDIGASFNGIVSYHDSCSALREYGIKDEPRILLENVRGIKIHEMKNHDTCCGFGGTFSVKNEAISTAMAEQKVQHAIDSGAEYIVSTEASCLMHIEAYIKKHNSPIKTIHIADILSSGY; the protein is encoded by the coding sequence ATGGTTGTTGATATTTTTATACCCTGTTTTATTGATCAGATTTACCCACAGACTGCATTCAACATGATCAAAGTCCTGGAAAAAATTGATATTGGGGTTAATTATAATACAGAACAAACCTGTTGCGGACAAGTTGCATTCAACAGTGGTTTCTGGGAACATGCAAAATGTATGGGTGAAAAATTTATCCGCGATTTTCCAAACGATCGTTATATTGTTGCGCCATCCGCATCATGCGTAAGCATGGTTCGTAACTATTATTCTGAATTATTTCACAACACTGCATTACACAATGAGTACAAACAGCTTCAAAAAAACATTTTTGAATTCACTGACTTTCTTGTGAATATTATGAATGTTAAGGATATTGGCGCTTCTTTTAATGGTATTGTATCGTATCACGATTCCTGCTCCGCCCTTCGTGAATACGGAATTAAAGACGAACCAAGGATATTGCTGGAAAATGTACGTGGCATAAAAATACATGAAATGAAAAACCATGATACTTGCTGTGGTTTTGGAGGGACATTTTCTGTAAAGAATGAAGCTATTTCAACAGCAATGGCCGAACAAAAAGTTCAGCATGCCATTGATTCAGGCGCAGAGTATATTGTATCTACAGAAGCATCCTGTCTTATGCATATTGAAGCATATATTAAAAAACATAATTCCCCGATAAAAACCATCCACATTGCAGATATTCTTTCATCAGGTTATTAA